The DNA window TAGCATGATGCAGGTATAGTGGCAAGATAAATTCAAATGTACTAGGAGAAAAGGAAACTGCAACGAAGTAGTTATCATGTTTGGAATAAGGGTCCCTCTCCGGTGTATTCTATCTCAGCCATTGAttaaaaatggtatttttatactctgttaattaatttactagtagtattttgtaatttttttggcaatacagatcacaataaaaaggactaTATTActtcttcaaatttctactatacCTACTATTgatggtagtataatttaatcacggTTGTTCGATAAAAAAAGATCAACGGTatcgattaaattctactgccAGTGGAATGCATCGGAGACGGACCCTTGGAATAAAACCGCAAAACCATATTTCTTGTAAGAACAATCATGAGGGGAGATCTTGTAgcactatattttaaatactaTCAGTTCCCGCATTACATAGTATTTGATTTTATCTTACAACtctaagaaaataattataacatTATATACAAGCAGTAAGAATGTTTCCATTTTTTCTCGTGTTTGTTTTCTCAGGAAAAGATTCGTGTTGCCCTCTATGTGCAACAGGCTGCACTCATTTTTACCGATGGTATGGAATAACTTGTTATGTTACTATTCACTTTGTTGCATCGTCAACTCTTGTAGCTTTATTTACTCTCAATGTTTTTGAAAGGTGCCAAAAAGAAAGAGTACAAACTAACAGAGGACATGATTAAAGCTGGATATTCAATCAATCCAGATGAACTAGCATTGATCACAAGCAAGCATGATTCGAAATCTTTAAAGATGCATGGTGGGGTAGATGGGATATCTAAAAAAGTCCATTCAACATTTGATCGTGGCATATGTGCTAGTGACTTAGATACAAGACAAAACATATATGGCGTCAACCGTTATGTAGAGAAGCCTTCAAGAAGTTTCTGGATGTTTGTTTGGGATGCATTGCAGGACATGACCCTTATCATTCTTATGGTCTGCGCATTGCTATCTGCTGTAGTTGGTCTGGCATCAGAGGGTTGGCCGAAGGGCATGTATGATGGCTTGGGAATAATACTCAGCATTTTCTTAGTTGTGATGGTTACTGCTCTTAGTGATTATAAGCAGTCACTACAGTTTAAGGAGCTAGACAACGAAAAGAAGAAGATATTTATCAATGTAACCAGGGATGGTCGTCGACAGAAGATCTCTATATATGACTTGGTAGTTGGTGATATTGTTCATCTGTCGATTGGAGATCAAGTACCTGCTGATGGATTGTATATCCATGGATACTCCCTTTTGATTGATGAGTCCAGTTTATCCGGTGAGAGTGACCCGGTGTATGTTTCCCAAGATAAGCCATTCATCTTGGCAGGAACTAAAGTACAAGATGGATCTGCTAAGATGATAGTAACTGCTGTCGGTATGCGCACTGAATGGGGAAAGTTGATGAGCACATTGagcgagggaggagaggatgaGACACCACTGCAGGTTAAACTAAATGGGGTTGCAACCATTATATGAAAGATTGGACTGTTATTTGCCGTATTGACATTTTTAGTTCTGATGGTTAGATTCCTTGTTGAAAAAGCCATGACCGTTGGTCTGCTGAAATGGAATTCTACTGATGCATTGACTATAGTAAACTACTTTGCAACAGCGGTCACTATTATAGTTGTTGCTGTACCTGAAGGGTTGCCCTTGGCTGTTACGTTGAGTCTTGCATTTGCaatgaaaaaattaatgaaTGATAAAGCACTTGTTAGACATCTTTCAGCATGTGAAACAATGGGATCTGCTGGTACCATCTGCACAGATAAAACTGGAACTTTGACAACTAACCATATGGTCGTTGATAAAATACGGATAGCTGAGGTTTCAAAGTCAGTTACCGGTAACAATAATTTTGAAGATCTTAGTTCCATGGTTCCTTCAGGCACCAGGAGTCTGCTTTTACAGGGCATATTCGAGAATACTAGCGCTGAGGTGgtcaaagaaaaagatggtAAACAAACTGTCTTAGGAACTCCAACAGAAAGAGCAATATTAGAATTTGGCTTGAGTTTGGAAGGGGATTGTGATGCTGAGTATACGACCTGCACCAAGGTTAAGGTTGAGCCTTTCAATTCGGTCAAGAAGAAGATGGCAGTGCTGGTTTCATTACCCGGTGGTACCGCCAGATGGTTCTGCAAAGGTGCATCAGAAATTATATTGCAGATGTGCAGCATGGTGATTGATAGTGATGGAAATGTTATTCCCTTATCGGAAGCTAAGAGAAAGAACATATTAGATACTATCAACTCTTTTGCTTCAGACGCTTTAAGGACATTGTGCCTGGCATATAAGGAAGTGGATGGTGTTGACGAGGATGCGGATAGTCCAACAAGTGGTTTTACTCTATTAGCCATTTTTGGTATCAAGGATCCTGTGCGCCCTGGAGTTAAGGATGCTGTTAAGACCTGTATGTCTGCTGGTATCACTGTGAGAATGGTAACGGGTGATAATATCAATACAGCTAAAGCTATAGCCAAAGAGTGTGGAATATTGACTGACGGTGGCATAGCAATAGAAGGACCAGAATTCCATAGCAAGAGCCCAGAAGAGATGAGGAACTTAATACCTAACATTCAGGTCCATAATTCTTTCCTCAGTCTATGAATTTATGAAAAATCTTGAACTAAGTTTATATCTGGAAATATTTTGCAGGTCATGGCCCGTTCTTTACCACTGGATAAACACATGCTCGTGACAAACTTGAGAGGTATGTTTGATGAGGTGGTTTCTGTGACAGGTGATGGTACAAATGATGCTCCTGCATTACACGAAGCAGATATTGGGCTTGCAATGGGCATTGCGGGAACAGAGGTACGATTTTCCTATGCAATTCAAAACTTACAGATGTAACATCAGTAGAAATTTAAGAAGTCATACATTTAaggaatttaaaaattcatacatttaagaaatttaaaaagccatacattcaattcaatcatcTAAAAAACTGTAGATGTTCATTCTGACCGAAATAAGCTGACATAAGTCATTTGGTTATTTCGTATTTTCCGTTTCATCTGCTGTATTGGAGTAATTCATCTTGCATTTGTCCAGGTTGCCAAGGAGAGTGCAGATGTCATAGTACTTGATGACAATTTCACAACTATAATAAACGTTGCAAGATGGGGTCGTGCAGTTTACATTAACATCCAAAAGTTTGTGCAGTTTCAGTTGACTGTCAATATTGTTGCTTTAGTCATCAATTTTGTCTCAGCATGCATCACTGGTAAGAGCAACATTATAGTATTCATCTGACGTCATGTATTCCATTAAGTGGTTCCCCATGATCTCCCAAGATAGTACTGATGTTTCACTCTTCCATCACAGGAAGTGCTCCTCTCACTGCTGTGCAGCTGTTGTGGGTCAATATGATTATGGATACATTGGGAGCTTTAGCATTAGCAACTGAGCCTCCAAATGATGAAATGATGAAGAGGCCACCTGtccggagaggggaaagtttCATTACCAAGGTCATGTGGAGAAATATCATGGGCCAAAGTTTATATCAGTTATTTGTACTTGGAGCTCTCATGTTTGGTGGGGAAAGGCTTCTGAACATCAAGGGTGCAGATTCCAAATCCATCATAAATACACTAATATTCAACTCTTTCGTCTTTTGTCAGGTGAGTGAATCTGAGGTCATTCCAAAGTCCACCATAAGATGTGTTTTGTGCCacctattattttatttgtaatatcaAGAATGAAATATATCATGCTTCTGAATCCTGAACTGGGATTTCTATAAGCACATTATATAGGTGTTATGATTGTCAACTTGTGATAGAACAGTAAACCTCTTGGGCTAACAATGATGCTGCACCAGGTATTCAATGAAATAAACAGCAGAGAAATGCAGAAGATCAACATTTTCCGTGGCATCATCAGCAACTGGATCTTCATGGCAGTCATAGCTGCGACTGTAGCATTTCAAGTGGTGATTATAGAGTTTCTTGGCACTTTTGCCAGCACTGTTCCACTCAATTGGCAGCATTGGCTGCTAAGCGTCGGCCTTGGGTCCATCAGTCTGATTGTTGGTGTCATCTTGAAGTGCATACCCGTTGGGTCAAGTGAAAATTCTGCAACTCCAAATGGCTACAGGCGACTTGCCAGTGGTCCTGATGACATATAGCTGAAGAGCAATCCCTAATAAACAACAGTATAATCCAGGTGCACAATGGTAGCCAGCTGACCAACTCATATCAGTTGTTTTAGATTACACTAACCAACCACTGGCTTTCTTCAATTCTGCCAGACTGCACTACGTTCTGTCATGTAATTTTTACATCACACGTTGCTGACCTTTTACCACCTGGCTTTCAGTTTggataaacatttttattaatgtgcattcatataataattattgtgAAGGTTGATGGCTATCAAAGGTTGTGCAACAGGTTGttgtaatttgaatttaatctTGTGATGCCGTAAGTGCCATTTGAAACCTAGTGAGAAGTAAGATCAAGGTTCAGCCAGAAGGTCCAGAACTTGAATTCATAAAACTGAGTGCATAAAGAACTAAAGTATCTCAACAGAATAATCAACAACATATCATCAGATAATGCATGCTCTTTCAtcatctgaaatttttttaaaaagaatcatcTAAACTCGACTAACTCTACCCCAATTCTCCACCTCCATTGGGATTGGGATCATCAGTGCCAATGCCGTCGAGCAAACCATTCCAGAATTCCTCATCCGTCGCAGCGTCGTCTTCTTGGCCTTGCATTGGAGCGAAGCAAGTCATTGCCCCGTCACTGCTCTGCGTTGCCAATGGCATCTCTCCCTCTTGTATCGCCTCCTGATCACGAGAGGCGACACCGTGGCCGTCGTGCATCGGATTTGGCGCGAAGCAAGTCATCGCCCCGTCGCTGCTCTGCATTGCCGACGGCATCGCTGGCCGTGGGTCGATGCCACCGTCGCCGTAGTCGAGGTAAACCAGATCCCCCTCTGCGTTGATGTCGATGTGCCCGTAGAGGGCAATGCTCGAGTCATCTGACGTGTGCATCATCGTCGGGCAGTAGTCCATCATGGCGGCGGTCGCTTGGGacgtctcgccgccggcgccggcgttcgAGCATCCGGCCTCGAGCTGCAGCGTCGCCGGTGCGTCGTAGCTTGTGGCTTCTTGCGGGAACCCATGGTGATTCTCCCGGCGGGGTTTCTTGGACCCGACGACCACGTCGTGGGTTTCTtggcgctcctcctcctcctcctcctcctcctcgtcggccttTGTCCTCGGCGTGAGGTACAACTTGCAGATGACCATGAGGCCCTCGTCGGTGGTGGCCGCCGGCAGATTGCTCTCTATCTCCTCCATGAGCCAATCCGTCTTCTTCTTGTCGGCGGAGCGGTACTCGAACACCTGCCGCTCGCCGTAGCCTTTGATGGCCCGGCGGCGCTGCGAGTGGTGCCAGGTGCCGCCGCCCACGACGCATCGGTTGgtccggccgcggccgccggcgcccctGCGGCCCTTCCACTTGGCGATGCTGAGGAAGTACCAGTTGCCGCCGTGGCCGTACTCCTTGTGCTCCTCCGTCAGCTTCGCGGGGTCGGAGCCGTAGACGTCGCCTCGGCGGACGATGTCTCTGAGCTCCTCGATCGGCCGGCCGACGATCCAGGGATTGAGGTAGTCTCTGATGAGCTCCACTGGAGTCGGCGAGAAGCGGTATCCCGAGGGCACATTCACGTCGGCCATTGATCCAGCTTCTTGGTAACAAATTAAGCTAGGTCTCAAATTAAACTAGGTTCGAatgttcgatcgatcgatcgagttgtGTCGCTGCACAAGTGAAGCACGCAAGGCGCCGCTGGTGGCTTCGTATTTTTTGGGCTCAATTTACTCTCTGTTCGAGTTCGAATCGGAGAGCGATCGCGTTATCCACCTCCCGCGCACAACACTTCCGTATCTGGAGCTCCGACTCGGAGTCGGGAGTACGTCGCTCGCCAATTACTCGATTGCGCATGGCTGGCATCTGCTGTGTGTGTTCGATCACGACGACATTGGTGAGCAAAAATACAGCGCGCTTCGCATAGCTTCTCGCCGGGCGGCCAGGTAGCACCGTAGCACTGGGGACATGACTATAAGTTGCATTAGAGTAtcctaacagctcatctaaatttggtcatccatatcttcatttggatgatcatctaaaacactttcatccttcatatctctttgtacttcagcagatcatctatatatggcatcctctatatttatttggaggattggagagggaatatctaaatataaagtttctctctcctaatatggatgacatccaaaaatagatgatgagatagatgttctgctagagctaaacttttactcttcatcctctatttctaggatggaggatATGAttgatgagctgttggggatgctcttatgcACTTCTTAATCTCTTAATTGATACATTAACTAGATTCATACGAATATTAGTGAATCTAGAcattatatacaaataatatatttattaatggataaatctagCCATAGTCAAAAcgaaagaaaatatgaaataaagcTAGCAGTAACTAGCTATCCCTTCCTGCTGCTTATAATTCACATTTTTAATACCACAAAAAATGTAAAGAGGTAGAAAGACatcattattattaaaaaaattatatgtaatatgcatatataaaaaagttactcTCAAGTCCTGCAAAAGTTACTTCTACGAAACATTATACTCTCTCCAGTTTTATAATTCTCGTCGTTTTAGacaaaagtaattttaaaactttaattattaataacttctaaaaatatttaatttgaaaatactAGTACATAGATGAGTTATAAAGATTATTttaagtaaatatttgtttattttaataaaaattatagtcaaatataaattaaaaaggcCGTGTCATTATCAAAACAACTAGAAATATTAAACTAGAGGTGTAGTtacttaaaaaacataaagtcTATTTACCCGACCCCATCTTCCAAGAAAACATAAAGTTAATTACATCCTTATATCACTTTAAAGTTACATCCCAATAATGATAATCTTACTTTTCAGGAAATGCTATTTCACTTCTCAAATCATGAAAGTTACTCCTCCGTGATATAAAACATTACATCTCCACACCACGAATGTTACATTctcataaaattaaaattacatCAGATAAATGATATATCCCCGTAACATTAAAAGTTACATCTCGATAATCATGAAACTtacttttccaaaaaaataatttaagttgtgtccttataatataaaagatacGTCCCATAAAAGTAACAACCTCGTAatataaagagaaaatctaaaaaataacatagacAAACGTCTAactctaagaaataccattgatGAAtacgagttctaagaaatgctatcttacaaacgaatttgtctgagaaatgccATCGCTGTTCGGGTTCTGTCCGCTTCTACCGTAAAATACACTGTTCACACTGTAGCACTTAACGAAAAATTTTGACGAAACCCTAACGGCTATgacatttctcagacaaattcgtttgtacgatgacatttcttagaactcgcatCCGTCGATAATACTTTTAGCATTAAGTGTTTGTTaatggcatttgttagattttacATCACATAGTAATGAAAATTATATCGCCGTGCAGTACAAAAGAACATGTATGTACTGAATAGAACTCTCTATTCCAAGTATAGTTTTTCTTAATAtactaaaacaatatattcaaACCATGTTATTATGCCTAGCCCACTATAATTAATACTCCActccttttaaaatataagcatttctataatttaaatcttataccaaaatataagattttttatactattcataatactagttatcatcaatcatcattttcatttttttgcttctgcttatgctaataagtcaaaatttagattatcaaccttaaatttaaagttgattttgagattctTTTTCTCatgtagtttgttttttagtcATCATTAAGAAcgaacacacacatatatatatagaaaaattagatcctactactaggtgtagctactccctgcatattcatgatgaaaaacattttcatagcTGTTTCTGCTCACACCTAACAGAAAGTAtggacactattaaatctcatgtttctgcaccttagacatgaagggagtagctacacctgatagtaggatagaggctttatatatatatatataaagtgcACCAACCGCGGTCCTCACTTCTATATCCTCAGCTTTTAGATCCAACGGTATATAACAGTTTGTCTCAAAATCAAGAGCTCGGATTGTCCACGTCGTCCCTCACCCATCTACCCTAGCAAcgcgccctcccctcccctctgcCCCAGTGCCGTCTGGCTCTGCCCCTCATGCTGCCTCCACGTCACCTGCGGCGCCTCCACCGCATCGTCGCTCCTCCATCGCCTGCGCtgccttcgtcgtcgtcgccactaaattttgtattatataagtacatatattatttaaattataaacatgtgtGTGTTTATATTAACTCACAGGTGATTGCGGGAGTTATTTTTTCTaccctatagtgcaccaactATAATCCTCACTTCTACATCCTCACCTCTTTGATCCAACGCTCTATAACAGTCTATCTCGAAATCAAATGGTTCAGATCGTCCGCGTCATCCCTCACCCAGTCTACCCTAGCAACGTgccctccccttcccttcGCCCCGCTCCGCCCCTCACGCCGCCTCCACACCGCTCGAGCCGCCGCTCCTCTACCGcttgcgtcgccgccgccgccgccctccacaccgctcgcgccgcctccgcccccctCTACCCCGTCCGTCCTCCCCTCCCTACCACCTGCGCCACCACGGCCACCCCAACTGGCGCAGGCCAGATTCGGCAGATCCACCGCACCGTTCGTGCTGGCAGATCCACGGCACCGCCCCTCCACCACGCGGCAGATCCGCGCCGCCCCTTCCACAGCTTCACCATGCCGCCAGCCCCTCCACCGTGCCATCCCCGACGCTGCCATCGCCATCCCCGTTGTTGCCGTCGCCCGGCCACTCCCGTCGTCACCCCGCCATCCCCACTGGCGGTGAGCCACCCCTCCCATCCCCATCGCCGCTGTGATGCCTATTAGTGGTTTGGTGAGTTTCTACTACGTTGCCTGAGTTTCTACTCCAATTAGATAATTATGCATATTAAAATCTTGACCTGCAGGCCTCTGCATGGCTCATCACATTTTGCTACTGCCCTGTTCTATGAGGTTTGAGTCCAAGTTTGCATGTTCCTTCGTTGCTAGAAATCGCTTTCAATGTCAATACTGGAAGTCTTGTTAAGAGGCATAGGGTTTAGATATTataactctctctctctaaaaaaaGAATCCAGATATTAGATATACATAACTGCCCCTCTTGTTTGGTAATTTGGTTCGTAATATTCCCTGCTTGCTTACTGGTTAGTATACTCTGCTTGAGTTATTGTTCTTGCTTGGATGATCATGTACCATAAGACCTCAACTCTATATGTATACTCTGTTTTTCTCTATTAGACCAAATCTACTCTGCTCATAAAGATCACACAACTAtactttttggatttttttatagtgaGTACATTATATCAATTGGGTACATCACATCGTACATACCTGTTTGGTGGAGATCGATGGATT is part of the Oryza brachyantha chromosome 11, ObraRS2, whole genome shotgun sequence genome and encodes:
- the LOC102718048 gene encoding probable calcium-transporting ATPase 8, plasma membrane-type, encoding MVRFLVEKAMTVGLLKWNSTDALTIVNYFATAVTIIVVAVPEGLPLAVTLSLAFAMKKLMNDKALVRHLSACETMGSAGTICTDKTGTLTTNHMVVDKIRIAEVSKSVTGNNNFEDLSSMVPSGTRSLLLQGIFENTSAEVVKEKDGKQTVLGTPTERAILEFGLSLEGDCDAEYTTCTKVKVEPFNSVKKKMAVLVSLPGGTARWFCKGASEIILQMCSMVIDSDGNVIPLSEAKRKNILDTINSFASDALRTLCLAYKEVDGVDEDADSPTSGFTLLAIFGIKDPVRPGVKDAVKTCMSAGITVRMVTGDNINTAKAIAKECGILTDGGIAIEGPEFHSKSPEEMRNLIPNIQVMARSLPLDKHMLVTNLRGMFDEVVSVTGDGTNDAPALHEADIGLAMGIAGTEVAKESADVIVLDDNFTTIINVARWGRAVYINIQKFVQFQLTVNIVALVINFVSACITGSAPLTAVQLLWVNMIMDTLGALALATEPPNDEMMKRPPVRRGESFITKVMWRNIMGQSLYQLFVLGALMFGGERLLNIKGADSKSIINTLIFNSFVFCQVFNEINSREMQKINIFRGIISNWIFMAVIAATVAFQVVIIEFLGTFASTVPLNWQHWLLSVGLGSISLIVGVILKCIPVGSSENSATPNGYRRLASGPDDI
- the LOC121055731 gene encoding NAC domain-containing protein 67-like, with protein sequence MADVNVPSGYRFSPTPVELIRDYLNPWIVGRPIEELRDIVRRGDVYGSDPAKLTEEHKEYGHGGNWYFLSIAKWKGRRGAGGRGRTNRCVVGGGTWHHSQRRRAIKGYGERQVFEYRSADKKKTDWLMEEIESNLPAATTDEGLMVICKLYLTPRTKADEEEEEEEEERQETHDVVVGSKKPRRENHHGFPQEATSYDAPATLQLEAGCSNAGAGGETSQATAAMMDYCPTMMHTSDDSSIALYGHIDINAEGDLVYLDYGDGGIDPRPAMPSAMQSSDGAMTCFAPNPMHDGHGVASRDQEAIQEGEMPLATQSSDGAMTCFAPMQGQEDDAATDEEFWNGLLDGIGTDDPNPNGGGELG